Proteins co-encoded in one Sulfuricystis thermophila genomic window:
- a CDS encoding TorD/DmsD family molecular chaperone — translation MLNAALQIDEEEIGAGETASVLASPAETAAECRARASIYRLLAGVFVEEVSSSFLSALRQDDLLARLAESGIRFDADFTATPDGQLIDALAVEYTALFAATGGFPPVESVRLYGLLQQEPAFQVAATYRRLGFELKPGKHATFPDQLGVELMFVAELLERSAAALDAGDLSGQRRLDKEIKRFWAQHLGRWVRGYARLVERAAAHSFYREMARFLEGFAEEEILAMGLKIEDADKGRLVVPKAEVKVEFNPDEPVCNACVGEAIAQNKIDVQPLHDLR, via the coding sequence ATGCTCAATGCAGCATTGCAGATCGATGAGGAAGAAATCGGCGCTGGCGAGACGGCAAGCGTGTTGGCATCTCCTGCCGAGACGGCCGCCGAATGCCGCGCCCGTGCCTCGATTTATCGCCTGTTGGCTGGCGTATTCGTCGAGGAGGTGTCGTCATCTTTCCTTAGCGCATTGCGGCAGGATGATTTGCTGGCGCGCTTAGCTGAGAGCGGCATTCGTTTCGACGCCGATTTCACTGCCACACCCGACGGTCAGCTGATCGATGCCCTGGCGGTGGAATACACGGCGCTGTTTGCTGCCACCGGCGGTTTTCCGCCCGTGGAATCGGTGCGTTTGTATGGTTTGCTGCAGCAGGAGCCGGCGTTCCAGGTCGCTGCGACCTACCGGCGCCTCGGTTTCGAGCTGAAACCTGGTAAGCATGCGACTTTCCCGGATCAGCTCGGCGTCGAGCTGATGTTCGTCGCCGAGCTGCTGGAGCGTTCCGCAGCCGCCCTCGACGCTGGCGATCTTTCCGGACAGCGCAGGCTCGACAAGGAGATCAAGCGCTTCTGGGCCCAGCATCTGGGCCGTTGGGTACGCGGCTACGCGCGACTCGTCGAACGCGCCGCGGCGCATTCCTTCTACCGTGAAATGGCGCGCTTCCTCGAAGGCTTCGCCGAAGAGGAAATCCTCGCCATGGGGCTGAAAATCGAGGATGCCGACAAGGGGCGGCTGGTGGTGCCGAAGGCGGAGGTCAAGGTCGAGTTCAATCCGGACGAGCCCGTGTGCAATGCCTGCGTCGGCGAGGCGATCGCGCAGAACAAGATCGACGTACAACCCTTGCACGACTTGCGTTGA
- a CDS encoding 4Fe-4S dicluster domain-containing protein, with product MAIAYPEFRNARCTRFRYRYSECQRCLDACPHEAIALADDGARIDETRCRNCGLCIAACHTGAWASESFKPIDLLRQAIKQPAFSVACAPSGLAADAIAPCLGALGAAFIAYLGKRRIPLTLLGSSHCSQCEHGAKGAAALASHLDAAERLREAAQEADKDWIQPQLTDAAPIRSPEKPTMGRRQLFRRLIGRGVEAVAAAPAPAQQVVPEKAIRAGAYASTEERELLQIVCARKDGQPTSLAWHEALPLMQLFLKSGCTNCEACFRACPTGALQIVENPGEWALAFQTDRCVACEVCLEVCQPRVLDAQARFDARPEQPARVLHSLVKQRCARCERFFVSPQPREKCPICEDDEDAFAQIFG from the coding sequence GTGGCGATCGCCTATCCAGAATTCCGCAATGCGCGTTGCACCCGCTTTCGCTACCGATACAGCGAATGCCAACGCTGCCTCGATGCCTGCCCCCATGAAGCCATTGCGCTCGCCGACGACGGCGCGCGCATCGACGAGACACGTTGCCGAAACTGCGGCCTCTGTATCGCGGCTTGCCATACCGGCGCGTGGGCGTCAGAGTCATTCAAGCCCATCGATCTCTTGCGTCAGGCCATCAAGCAGCCGGCCTTCTCGGTGGCCTGCGCGCCGTCGGGCCTTGCCGCCGATGCGATCGCTCCCTGCCTGGGGGCATTGGGCGCGGCCTTCATCGCTTATCTGGGCAAGCGGCGTATTCCGCTGACCCTCCTCGGCAGTTCGCATTGCAGCCAATGCGAGCACGGCGCCAAGGGGGCCGCAGCATTGGCCAGCCATCTCGATGCCGCCGAACGCCTGCGCGAGGCGGCACAGGAAGCGGACAAGGACTGGATTCAGCCGCAACTGACCGATGCGGCCCCCATCCGCAGCCCGGAAAAGCCGACGATGGGGCGGCGACAGCTGTTCCGCCGCTTGATCGGCCGCGGTGTCGAAGCGGTCGCAGCAGCGCCAGCCCCCGCCCAGCAGGTCGTGCCCGAAAAGGCGATCCGCGCCGGCGCCTATGCCAGCACCGAGGAACGCGAGCTGTTGCAAATCGTCTGCGCACGCAAGGATGGCCAGCCGACGTCCCTCGCCTGGCACGAGGCATTGCCGCTGATGCAGCTCTTTCTGAAGTCGGGCTGTACGAACTGCGAGGCCTGTTTCCGCGCCTGTCCGACCGGCGCCTTGCAGATCGTCGAGAATCCCGGCGAATGGGCGCTGGCTTTTCAGACCGACCGCTGTGTCGCCTGCGAAGTCTGTCTCGAAGTCTGTCAGCCACGCGTGCTCGATGCGCAAGCGCGTTTCGATGCGCGTCCCGAGCAGCCGGCGCGTGTGTTGCACAGTCTCGTCAAGCAACGCTGCGCGCGTTGCGAACGTTTTTTCGTCTCGCCCCAACCACGGGAGAAATGTCCGATCTGCGAAGACGACGAAGACGCCTTCGCGCAAATCTTTGGCTGA
- a CDS encoding DUF309 domain-containing protein, with amino-acid sequence MKILELAPRELPPPDRQVLSDLDWSEVKAMWDGNQLGQLHDWLNERWSRLIRNSPAGMRDPEAEFLQGLAYATLALFFTQNHNQEGALLMIDDALMALSRYRPRFLGVHIEPILSALQELRPLLVGLAPDDDCPLCPFVYPKFEYTS; translated from the coding sequence ATGAAGATTCTCGAGCTTGCACCCCGCGAACTGCCGCCGCCCGACCGGCAGGTGCTCTCCGACCTCGACTGGTCGGAAGTCAAGGCGATGTGGGACGGCAACCAGCTCGGCCAGCTGCACGACTGGCTCAACGAGCGCTGGTCGCGCCTGATTCGCAACAGTCCCGCCGGCATGCGCGATCCGGAGGCGGAGTTTCTGCAAGGGCTCGCCTATGCGACGCTCGCCCTGTTCTTCACCCAGAACCACAACCAGGAAGGGGCGCTGTTGATGATCGACGATGCGCTGATGGCGTTGTCCCGCTATCGGCCGCGTTTTCTCGGCGTGCATATCGAGCCGATCCTCAGTGCGCTGCAGGAACTGCGCCCGCTCTTGGTGGGGCTGGCGCCGGACGACGACTGTCCGCTGTGTCCTTTCGTCTATCCGAAGTTTGAATACACGAGCTGA